The following proteins are encoded in a genomic region of Neovison vison isolate M4711 chromosome 12, ASM_NN_V1, whole genome shotgun sequence:
- the LOC122892310 gene encoding polycystic kidney disease and receptor for egg jelly-related protein-like has protein sequence MRPRTLLLLLLGLGLGLGRRRLPRPTYPGRALAAITVSRATDTPESGHHPPDPPSARRPSPAAQTRGPALGDAAALRAWRAAPGLGEPAGSARVHLRPRAAPGGGVILAGGGRLCLPRGPARPLCVLLRVLLRARLAAAPALVHLRLSVRRGRLSLLWRTALPRALGRPEWTFWLVPLRPAGPRRPRRSTSDLPAAGPRPSAGFVAQTQCPTDGPTPVVLEALTSDGPQAIQSSVSCQVSPEVPCEITMVKINRNKDGEPLVLTRKSEATLSVSIKHNCPNTTSIVPEWDVFPVRSGNIPDWSAPLKTWDTRLGISPLHLEIRPKTLSFGLYAFRFTLNIFDAKTKILKTKGSDFIYVNITRSNLLAVIPGNSNVVIKFTNRLILEGKASSDADSNHPSEGLLFSWYCTTDPKNYQGHRITVMSKSVCSPKQTDLNWKEASGSTLTLQPKTLRGGGVYFFRMVIRKGARRGYIDRKVHVLKGRTPTANISCIENCDAVLGISARFSLFLNCTTGSTSQDAYKWSILSSLGDEVNFDWAKHTTTGRNGAHLSIKAFALKDFPEAKFWASVHLATWSGHDVDLKHPFVINNVPETGECSINPATGIAFVTRFVIRCSKFMDKNIPLTYKMVVSDLYSLGQISSVKENTLGAILYLGNEPTSPPSFLPVGVLANRYAMKISVQVYDSLGAFSQATLYATVHAPTDKISAKGVLDRLFNFTMGPNSSLSTLLDSQEFLPAGYLIYIAASVLNNMKPELSLEADKARLREYLVNQTFILPNSTLVEISQVVMSVTELTQTTAGFTRMAQKLATVRIWLANRALQQSRQKDSHVRSEQIETVSTGILTTLSNILKLTVSYEVVDEPFYVLESLADTVLEGKVPGNETTAMTASSLNVYVRKTERWDVTDIFENEKNSQRYFRPMLNVSNIPSLPENAPISTMFCEFADDPFPWMNDQESCSAEVVGFRMTGTTPDGDVVEIMPDVAEVYIARKNLSFAAFNLTVGPESETEGADESLKRTTGKFRVEVDSSVVKELLVHIVTEVTVLFTVLVYAGSEISPTALVATFLVPHDIPPMTNQSDLFDSACAVREARVVCLPASLLQVIAQRGGSSECTLVIALQAPRFVMAANDKLVRIALFSAHCLDMYGIQSDWREDTCVLGERTTWRRVHCICQSTRRVRRQLDLIKQASRHLQTHFLKANVIVLPNAVDLRLEVIKNVTHNPVTLFTVLFITMMYIILAFWALLMDGRDRYLRLHVIILLDNDPYDKVCYLVTVFTGSRYRAGTRADVFMQLMGTEGASDVHCLSHPHFTTLYRGGINTFLLTTKRDLGDIHSIRVWHNNEGKCPSWYLSRVKVENLFSRHIWLFLCREWLCIDTSLDRTLHVTDPDKPINRKDYFLIESAYRMGRDHSWFSIFSHNTSRAFSRLQRLSCCLAILMASLLCNIMFFNLDRPENLDSGEGSYVRSMMIGLESVLITLPLQILIIFLFTYSQREPRVTLEKVSPRKASSMELENLYWEEFLRRWYARESGDSSTKGALEPPTGKRPGLQKTAQALSATRQQPKKKESRDSRTQATNINASNANTNNNQNVPSGVPPSPAGPTLELKEKSSFVLPSWCLHIAWVLVFATSMISSFFIIFYGLTYGYEKSIDWLFASFCSFCMSIFLVKTSRILLLSGFRTRRPKYCKNLSWESQFRYTEIELKSTLSPEEMQRQHEQIMELRRSRMYQPLTKDEILIFQRKKAIKRRAFLFLCSVLTHFIFLALLFSLVTILRHTDSFYYNQFVRDRFSVDLGSVTKLEDIYRWLNSVLVPLVHNDPNPAFLPDSSSKILGLPLLRQVRARPGDKLCLPADFAQTSMGREIHCHPSYGTDPEDTRSYSGLWNKVLKRPEDKNTDGFTYKPPEKIWGYVSHGLLHTYGSGGYAFYFFPEQQPFNSTVRLRELQSSEWLDEQTWAVILELTTFNPDVSLFCSISVVFEASQLGVVNTSLSVHSFSLADFDRETSAEIYLYVAILIFFLAYVVDEGYIIMQERASYVRSVYNLLNFALKCIFTVLIVLFFRKHFLATGIIRFYLSHPEDFIPFHAVSQVDHAMRIILGFLLFLTILKTLRYSRIFYDVRLAQRAIQAALPGICHITLVVSMYFFVFMVIGSLVFGQHEWNYSNLIHATQTIFFYCVPAFQNTEFSNNRVLGVLFLSCFVLVMICVLINLFRAVILSTYKKMKQPVYEEPSDEAEAMTYLCRKLRAMFRFLTFQPRDEDEPEFFVNMLYGQPEKNSRRYLGLKTRNIKGKKMVYLVV, from the coding sequence ATGCGGCCCAGAacactgcttctcctcctcctgggcctgggcctgggcctgggtcGCAGACGCCTCCCACGGCCCACCTATCCTGGCAGAGCCCTGGCTGCCATCACCGTCTCCCGGGCGACCGACACACCAGAGTCCGGACACCACCCACCGGATCCCCCCTCGGCCCGCCGCCCCTCGCCAGCCGCCCAGACTCGCGGCCCAGCCCTCGGAGACGCGGCCGCGCTGCGCGCTTGGAGGGCCGCCCCGGGCCTCGGGGAGCCGGCCGGCAGCGCCCGCGTCCACCTGCGGCCCCGCGCGGCCCCTGGCGGCGGCGTGATCCTGGCCGGTGGCGgccgcctctgcctgccccgcGGCCCCGCGCGCCCGCTCTGTGTCCTGCTGCGCGTCCTGCTGCGCGCGCGCCTGGCCGCCGCGCCCGCGCTCGTGCACCTGCGGCTGTCTGTGCGCCGCGGCCGGCTGTCCCTGCTGTGGCGCACCGCGCTGCCCCGCGCGCTCGGGCGCCCGGAGTGGACCTTCTGGCTCGTGCCGCTGCGGCCCGCCGGCCCTCGGCGCCCCCGCCGCTCCACCTCCGACCTGCCGGCCGCAGGGCCTCGCCCCTCCGCCGGCTTCGTGGCCCAAACGCAGTGTCCCACGGATGGGCCCACGCCTGTTGTCCTGGAAGCTCTCACCTCGGATGGGCCTCAAGCCATCCAGTCTTCCGTGTCCTGCCAGGTATCCCCAGAGGTGCCCTGTGAGATCACCATGGTGAAGATCAACAGGAACAAAGATGGTGAACCCTTGGTGCTGACCAGGAAGTCGGAGGCTACCCTCAGTGTATCCATTAAGCACAACTGCCCTAACACCACCTCAATTGTTCCAGAGTGGGACGTCTTTCCCGTGCGCTCCGGAAACATCCCGGACTGGAGTGCACCTCTGAAAACATGGGACACCAGACTTGGAATATCTCCACTACATTTGGAAATCCGCCCCAAAACCTTATCTTTCGGGTTGTATGCTTTCAGATTCACACTCAACATCTTCGATGCAAAAACAAAGATACTTAAGACAAAAGGCTCAGATTTCATCTATGTCAACATCACTAGAAGTAATCTATTGGCAGTTATTCCTGGCAATTCCAACGTAGTAATCAAATTCACAAACAGGCTGATTCTGGAAGGAAAGGCGTCCTCTGATGCAGATTCCAACCACCCATCCGAGGGACTGCTTTTTTCTTGGTACTGTACCACCGATCCGAAAAACTACCAGGGACATAGAATCACAGTGATGAGCAAGAGCGTCTGCTCCCCAAAGCAGACTGATCTGAACTGGAAGGAGGCCTCTGGCTCTACCCTCACACTTCAGCCCAAAACACTGAGAGGTGGAGGTGTGTATTTCTTCAGAATGGTGATCCGCAAGGGTGCTAGGAGAGGCTATATTGATAGAAAGGTACACGTGCTAAAGGGACGAACCCCCACAGCAAACATCTCGTGTATTGAAAATTGTGATGCCGTTTTGGGTATTTCAGccagattttctttgtttctcaatTGCACAACTGGTTCAACAAGCCAGGATGCGTATAAATGGTCGATTCTGTCATCTCTAGGGGATGAGGTAAACTTTGATTGGGCGAAACACACCACAACAGGGAGGAATGGGGCTCATTTGTCTATAAAAGCTTTTGCTTTGAAGGATTTTCCTGAAGCTAAGTTTTGGGCTTCTGTGCATCTAGCAACTTGGAGTGGGCATGACGTGGACTTGAAGCACCCGTTTGTTATCAACAATGTCCCTGAAACCGGAGAGTGCAGCATTAATCCAGCTACAGGAATTGCCTTTGTTACCAGGTTTGTCATCCGGTGCTCTAAATTTATGGATAAGAACATCCCACTTACATACAAAATGGTAGTCTCTGATTTGTATAGTTTGGGTCAGATCAGTTCTGTAAAAGAGAACACCTTGGGGGCCATCCTGTATTTGGGGAATGAGCCCACATcgcccccttcctttctccctgtggGTGTGTTGGCTAATCGTTATGCCATGAAGATATCTGTTCAGGTGTATGACTCTCTAGGAGCTTTTTCTCAGGCAACTTTGTATGCGACCGTACATGCCCCTACAGATAAAATCTCAGCGAAGGGCGTGCTCGATCGCTTATTCAATTTCACCATGGGACCAAATTCATCGCTTTCTACTTTGCTTGACAGCCAGGAATTTCTACCTGCAGGCTATTTAATATATATAGCAGCTTCTGTTTTGAATAACATGAAACCTGAATTAAGTTTGGAAGCTGACAAAGCCAGACTCCGGGAATACCTTGTCAACCAGACTTTCATTCTTCCCAATAGCACTTTGGTGGAAATTAGCCAGGTAGTCATGAGTGTTACTGAGTTAACCCAGACGACCGCCGGATTCACTCGAATGGCTCAGAAACTGGCCACAGTGAGGATTTGGTTAGCAAATCGAGCCCTACAGCAGTCTCGACAGAAGGATTCACACGTTCGCTCTGAACAAATAGAAACTGTGAGCACTGGGATATTAACAACTTTGTCTAATATCTTGAAACTGACTGTTAGCTATGAAGTAGTTGATGAGCCTTTCTACGTGTTGGAATCACTAGCAGACACAGTACTGGAGGGTAAAGTACCAGGGAACGAGACCACCGCAATGACGGCCTCCAGCCTTAACGTGTATGTCAGGAAAACTGAAAGGTGGGATGTTACCGATATCtttgagaatgagaaaaacaGTCAACGCTATTTTCGTCCAATGCTAAATGTGAGCAATATTCCTAGTTTACCTGAAAACGCCCCGATTTCCACCATGTTTTGTGAGTTTGCAGATGATCCCTTTCCTTGGATGAATGATCAGGAAAGCTGTTCGGCAGAGGTGGTTGGATTCAGGATGACAGGAACCACACCTGACGGCGACGTGGTCGAGATCATGCCTGATGTAGCAGAAGTGTACATCGCCAGAAAAAACTTGAGCTTTGCAGCTTTTAACCTCACAGTAGGACCGGAGAGTGAGACCGAGGGAGCTGATGAGTCCTTGAAAAGGACAACAGGGAAGTTTAGGGTTGAGGTGGACAGCAGTGTAGTGAAGGAGTTGCTGGTCCACATTGTGACCGAAGTGACCGTGTTGTTCACGGTGTTGGTGTACGCCGGCAGTGAAATTTCCCCCACTGCTCTGGTCGCCACCTTCCTTGTGCCCCATGACATTCCTCCCATGACCAACCAGAGTGACCTGTTTGACTCAGCCTGTGCCGTTAGGGAGGCCCGCGTGGTTTGCCTTCCAGCGTCCCTGCTGCAAGTCATAGCTCAGCGAGGCGGCTCGTCTGAGTGCACGTTGGTCATAGCTCTGCAGGCACCTCGTTTTGTCATGGCAGCCAATGATAAGCTCGTGAGAATCGCTCTTTTCAGCGCTCACTGCCTAGACATGTATGGGATCCAGAGCGACTGGAGAGAAGATACCTGTGTTCTCGGAGAGAGGACCACGTGGCGAAGAGTGCACTGCATCTGCCAAAGCACAAGGAGGGTCCGGCGGCAGCTGGATCTAATAAAACAAGCCAGCCGGCACCTGCAAACCCACTTTCTGAAGGCCAATGTGATTGTGCTCCCTAATGCTGTGGATCTAAGGTTGGAGGTCATCAAGAACGTTACCCACAACCCTGTGACGCTCTTCACTGTACTGTTCATTACGATGATGTACATAATCCTAGCTTTCTGGGCTTTGCTGATGGATGGGAGGGATCGGTATCTTCGGCTACATGTGATAATTCTACTTGATAATGATCCTTATGATAAGGTGTGTTACCTCGTGACTGTTTTTACAGGAAGCCGTTATCGGGCAGGGACTAGGGCCGATGTCTTCATGCAACTTATGGGAACGGAAGGTGCCAGCGATGTTCATTGTCTGAGCCATCCGCATTTTACAACCCTCTACCGGGGAGGCATCAACACTTTTCTCCTAACCACGAAAAGGGACTTGGGGGACATCCATTCCATTCGTGTGTGGCACAACAATGAGGGCAAATGCCCCAGCTGGTATCTAAGCAGAGTCAAGGTAGAAAATCTGTTCAGCCGACACATCTGGCTGTTTTTATGCCGGGAATGGCTTTGTATTGACACCTCTTTGGACAGAACACTTCATGTTACCGACCCAGACAAGCCTATCAACAGAAAGGACTATTTCTTGATAGAATCAGCTTACAGGATGGGGAGAGATCACTCGTGGTTCTCTATTTTCTCCCACAATACTTCTAGGGCATTCAGCAGGCTGCAGAGACTGTCCTGCTGTTTGGCAATACTGATGGCCTCCCTTCTGTGTAATATTATGTTCTTTAATCTCGACAGACCAGAAAATTTGGATTCAGGAGAGGGGAGCTATGTCAGGTCAATGATGATAGGACTGGAAAGTGTGTTAATTACGCTGCCTCTGCAAATAttgatcatttttctcttcacCTACTCCCAGAGGGAACCTCGTGTGACTCTAGAAAAGGTATCTCCCCGGAAGGCTTCTTCCATGGAGCTAGAGAATTTATACTGGGAGGAATTTCTGAGAAGATGGTATGCCCGTGAGTCTGGGGACTCATCCACCAAGGGGGCTTTGGAGCCTCCAACTGGGAAAAGGCCTGGACTTCAAAAGACTGCCCAGGCGCTGTCTGCGACACGGCAGCAGCCTaagaagaaagagagcagggacTCACGCACCCAGGCAACAAACATTAATGCCAGTAACGCAAACACAAATAACAATCAAAATGTTCCTTCCGGAGTGCCGCCATCCCCTGCGGGTCCCACTCTGGAACTCAAGGAGAAGAGCAGTTTCGTTCTGCCCTCGTGGTGCCTTCATATAGCATGGGTTCTGGTGTTCGCCACGTCCATGATATCTTCGTTCTTCATCATATTTTATGGGCTGACCTATGGCTATGAAAAGTCAATAGACTGGCTCTTTGCATCGTTTTGTTCATTCTGTATGTCTATTTTTCTGGTGAAAACGTCTAGAATTCTACTTCTGTCAGGCTTCAGAACACGTAGGCCCAAGTATTGTAAAAACCTTTCATGGGAAAGCCAGTTCCGCTACACTGAGATCGAGTTAAAGAGCACACTGAGCCCAGAAGAAATGCAGAGGCAACACGAGCAGATCATGGAGCTCCGAAGATCGAGGATGTACCAGCCCCTCACCAAAGACGAAATCCTAATATTCCAGAGGAAGAAGGCAATTAAGAGAAGGGCTTTCCTGTTCCTGTGTTCCGTTCTGACTCACTTCATCTTTCTAGCCCTCCTGTTCAGCCTCGTCACCATCCTGCGTCACACGGACAGCTTTTACTATAACCAGTTTGTTCGCGATCGGTTCTCTGTGGATCTCGGCTCGGTGACCAAGCTGGAGGACATCTACAGGTGGCTGAACAGCGTGCTGGTGCCCCTGGTCCACAACGACCCGAATCCAGCCTTTCTGCCCGACAGCTCCTCTAAAATCCTGGGGCTTCCACTGCTGAGGCAGGTGAGGGCAAGACCTGGCGATAAACTCTGCCTGCCTGCCGACTTTGCCCAGACCAGCATGGGAAGAGAAATCCATTGTCATCCCAGCTATGGCACTGACCCGGAAGACACCAGAAGCTACTCTGGCCTTTGGAACAAAGTTCTCAAGAGGCCTGAGGATAAGAATACCGATGGGTTTACTTACAAGCCTCCAGAGAAGATCTGGGGGTACGTCTCCCACGGACTCTTACACACCTACGGGTCGGGAGGCTATGCGTTCTATTTTTTCCCAGAGCAGCAGCCTTTTAATTCCACCGTGAGGCTCAGGGAACTCCAGAGCAGCGAGTGGCTTGATGAGCAGACGTGGGCCGTGATTCTGGAGCTGACCACCTTCAACCCAGACGTCAGTCTGTTCTGTAGCATTTCTGTCGTTTTCGAGGCGTCTCAGTTAGGAGTTGTGAACACGAGCCTATCCGTGCACTCCTTCTCGCTTGCTGATTTCGACAGGGAGACTTCCGCCGAAATCTACTTGTATGTGgccattctcattttctttttagcctATGTGGTCGATGAGGGTTATATCATCATGCAAGAAAGGGCCTCGTACGTGAGAAGTGTGTATAATCTGCTCAACTTTGCTCTGAAATGCATATTTACTGTGCTGATTGTGCTCTTCTTTAGGAAGCACTTCTTGGCCACTGGCATAATTCGCTTTTACTTGTCGCACCCTGAGGATTTCATTCCGTTTCATGCGGTTTCTCAAGTAGATCACGCCATGAGGATCATTTTGGGTTTCCTGTTATTTCTGACCATTTTGAAGACCCTCAGGTATTCCAGAATCTTCTATGACGTGCGCCTGGCTCAGAGGGCCATTCAAGCGGCCCTTCCTGGCATCTGCCACATTACCCTGGTGGTGTCCATGTACTTCTTTGTGTTCATGGTCATTGGCTCCCTGGTGTTTGGTCAACACGAGTGGAACTACAGTAACCTGATTCATGCTACACAGACGATATTCTTCTATTGTGTTCCAGCCTTTCAGAACACCGAGTTCTCCAACAACAGGGTACTGGG